In Calothrix sp. PCC 7507, one DNA window encodes the following:
- a CDS encoding GspE/PulE family protein, whose product MQSTINILSPWQQLKKGEINCQQAISLLVDETGKLNLELLDSEVSSRFFGKFANRQELPPVIPLLLWRNCYYLGTPITPTPDIIQKLSDACGGLNQRTATEIKIIPITEKSYNAWYHTQNLDLNKISSESLVNPLTQISESEDISELTELYLSKASDQIERVKTIISGALRNRASDIHLEPMPEGLRVRYRIDGVLRTITTLPLELSRKVVVTLKVMAEIDISESRRPQDGRIGEKYAASGSSEVGLDMRVSTLPCVGGEKVVIRLLPQRNPFSNMDGLGFSGTTLETYRRWLSQPQGMIILTGPTGSGKTSTLYTSLQRVATESVNVVTVEDPVEYVLPGITQTQVNEAAGMTFAAGLRAILRQDPDVIMLGEIRDRETAETAIRAALTGHLVFTTLHTNDAVGAIPRLKDIGQDPSLVSDALLGIIAQRLVRRVCPHCAEPYTPTAADLQRLGLAANAATTTGWRRGKGCPKCFHSGYLGREAIVELLDVDDRVRELIYEGTMTQLHRYLKEINYTSFGVAAAQKVTTGVTTVEEVLRVLPHSALSGKHLC is encoded by the coding sequence ATGCAAAGTACCATTAATATTTTATCCCCCTGGCAACAGCTAAAAAAGGGCGAAATTAACTGCCAACAAGCAATCAGTCTCTTAGTCGATGAGACAGGAAAACTCAATCTGGAATTATTAGACTCTGAAGTCAGTTCTCGATTTTTTGGCAAATTTGCCAACCGTCAGGAATTACCGCCAGTTATTCCCCTATTACTCTGGCGCAATTGCTACTATTTGGGCACTCCAATCACTCCGACACCAGATATAATTCAGAAATTGAGCGATGCCTGCGGCGGGCTAAACCAACGCACAGCCACAGAAATCAAAATCATCCCCATCACCGAAAAAAGCTACAACGCTTGGTATCACACCCAAAATCTCGATTTAAATAAAATCAGTAGCGAATCTCTCGTCAATCCCCTCACCCAGATATCGGAATCAGAAGACATTTCTGAACTCACAGAACTCTATCTCTCCAAAGCATCAGACCAAATCGAGCGAGTCAAAACCATTATTAGTGGCGCTTTACGCAACCGTGCTAGTGACATTCACCTAGAACCGATGCCAGAAGGCTTAAGAGTCCGCTATCGCATAGATGGCGTATTGCGGACTATTACCACTCTCCCCCTAGAACTGAGTCGAAAAGTAGTTGTCACTCTCAAAGTGATGGCAGAAATAGATATATCCGAAAGCCGTCGCCCTCAAGACGGACGCATCGGCGAGAAGTATGCTGCCAGTGGTTCATCAGAAGTGGGATTAGATATGCGAGTTAGCACTCTTCCCTGCGTAGGTGGCGAAAAAGTAGTAATTCGGTTGTTACCCCAGCGCAATCCCTTTTCTAATATGGATGGCTTAGGGTTTTCTGGAACTACGTTGGAAACTTACAGAAGATGGTTAAGTCAACCCCAAGGAATGATTATTCTCACTGGCCCTACAGGTTCTGGGAAAACTAGCACGCTTTATACCAGTTTACAAAGAGTCGCTACTGAATCAGTCAACGTGGTGACGGTGGAAGACCCAGTAGAATATGTATTACCAGGTATTACCCAAACCCAAGTCAATGAAGCAGCTGGTATGACCTTTGCTGCTGGTTTACGGGCAATTCTCCGGCAAGACCCTGATGTGATTATGTTAGGAGAAATCAGGGATAGAGAAACAGCAGAAACTGCTATTAGAGCCGCTTTAACAGGACATTTGGTATTTACTACACTGCACACCAATGATGCAGTTGGAGCCATTCCCCGCCTGAAAGATATTGGACAAGACCCCAGTTTAGTGAGTGATGCTCTCTTAGGTATTATTGCTCAACGTTTAGTGCGTCGGGTTTGTCCTCACTGTGCAGAACCTTACACCCCAACAGCAGCAGATTTGCAGCGGCTGGGATTAGCAGCAAACGCAGCTACAACCACCGGGTGGCGCAGGGGAAAAGGTTGTCCTAAGTGTTTTCATTCTGGCTATTTGGGGCGGGAAGCGATCGTAGAATTACTGGATGTGGATGATCGGGTGCGGGAACTGATTTATGAAGGAACAATGACTCAGCTACATCGCTATCTGAAAGAAATTAACTATACCTCCTTTGGTGTGGCTGCTGCCCAAAAGGTGACAACTGGGGTGACAACAGTAGAAGAAGTGTTAAGGGTTTTGCCCCACAGTGCTTTGTCTGGTAAACATTTATGCTAG
- a CDS encoding CHAT domain-containing protein → MVKTPDVIAQIPTVPSNQIPTEVQQLVRQGKEAYHSSSYSLAIKLLQQALQLSTTGNSDAPKEPLRYRTPALIHSNLSLAYQQLGDWDAAQQQISASLQLLQPSQSKPDSPTLLKIYAQSLDIQSRLWYVRGKPEAALKSLQQSGEIYTRLGDEALSISNTINQAQTLQALGLYQQAYNNLEQIQQRLTTTPDSVIKSQGYLSLGNVLLAIGELKRSHTALQNSLALAENLPSSSTKTTVKSAALVSLANMFWAKGNLERDRQTTRNYNDIPWQCQARSRSDSIALASRRVELQLPHTAMQSYQNAALQYQQVLAIPSSPSIRVQAQINYLSLLVETGQFSAAKALWHEIKISDLPNGRQAVYAKINAAQNLACISQTNARYSSVLAEIDNLLESAIQDAKQLQDSRALSYALGNRGGFFEYLALAPLHKSPHKSISKADLDYLLTSQNLTQQALLLTQPITAPDIAYQWEWQMGRILAAQTKEDQAIAFYKMAVESLKSVRSDLLTIDSDVQFSYRDHVEPVYRGLVDLLLKNNKSAASQEHLQQAIINIDTLQLAELQNFLRCNLPQILPINRKNNTVDNNAIFIYPIILENRLEVIFKLPGQHLEQYVYPIPRTELQDTVKQLRSAIYTRNPSKIQAKSQIIYRWLIKPIEPYLQQQNNIKTLVFVLDGELRNIPMGVLYDEEKAQYLIQKDYALALLPNSQLFDLSNSQIETPKILAGGIGEQQENVETRNFSALNIDELQQIAKILPSKLLINSQFTPANLHKQLQSKAFSIVHFVTHGNFSSNPEDTYLLAYQQLIKARELNNLLQDDTVNSRGIKLLVLSACKTAEGDNRAILGLAGLALRAGASSTLSTLWQINDASTSQLMVQFYTELKKGGVTKAEALHRAQKALLAQPEYQNPYYWAPYILVGNW, encoded by the coding sequence GTGGTTAAAACACCGGATGTAATTGCTCAGATACCTACTGTACCGAGCAATCAAATTCCCACTGAAGTACAACAATTGGTACGCCAGGGTAAAGAAGCGTATCACTCCAGTAGCTATTCTCTGGCTATCAAGTTATTACAACAAGCATTGCAACTGTCCACAACTGGCAATAGCGATGCTCCGAAGGAGCCGCTACGCTATCGCACTCCAGCTCTAATCCACAGCAACCTATCTCTAGCATATCAGCAACTAGGTGATTGGGATGCCGCACAACAGCAGATATCAGCCAGTTTGCAACTCTTACAACCCTCCCAATCAAAGCCGGATTCTCCAACCCTACTCAAAATCTACGCGCAATCCTTAGATATCCAAAGTCGCCTCTGGTATGTGCGTGGAAAGCCAGAAGCCGCATTAAAAAGTTTGCAACAATCAGGGGAAATTTATACACGTCTGGGAGATGAAGCTCTAAGTATTAGCAATACTATCAACCAAGCACAAACACTACAAGCATTAGGGTTGTATCAACAAGCATACAATAACCTCGAACAGATTCAGCAAAGATTGACTACAACACCCGACTCTGTGATTAAGTCTCAAGGATACTTGAGCTTAGGTAACGTTCTGCTAGCTATTGGTGAGTTAAAGCGATCACATACAGCCTTGCAAAATAGTTTAGCACTGGCGGAAAACTTGCCATCATCGTCTACTAAAACTACAGTCAAAAGCGCCGCCCTGGTTAGTTTAGCAAATATGTTTTGGGCAAAGGGAAACTTGGAGCGCGATCGCCAGACGACTCGCAACTATAATGATATCCCTTGGCAGTGCCAAGCGCGATCGCGAAGTGACTCCATTGCGTTAGCTTCCCGCAGGGTAGAATTACAACTTCCCCATACTGCAATGCAATCATATCAAAATGCCGCCTTGCAATACCAACAAGTACTAGCAATACCATCATCTCCATCAATACGAGTCCAAGCGCAGATTAATTACTTGAGTTTGTTGGTGGAAACTGGGCAATTTTCCGCCGCCAAGGCATTATGGCACGAAATTAAAATTTCTGACTTACCAAACGGTCGTCAGGCGGTGTATGCAAAGATTAACGCCGCCCAAAATCTCGCCTGCATCTCTCAAACAAATGCTAGATATAGTTCTGTATTAGCTGAAATTGATAATTTATTAGAGTCGGCGATTCAAGATGCAAAACAACTCCAAGACTCCCGCGCTTTATCTTACGCCCTTGGGAATCGTGGCGGGTTTTTTGAATATCTTGCTTTAGCACCACTGCACAAATCCCCGCATAAGTCAATATCAAAAGCGGATCTAGATTATCTACTCACCAGCCAAAATCTCACACAGCAAGCATTACTTCTCACCCAACCCATCACCGCCCCTGATATTGCTTATCAATGGGAATGGCAGATGGGAAGAATTTTAGCAGCGCAGACAAAAGAAGATCAAGCGATCGCCTTTTACAAAATGGCTGTAGAAAGCCTCAAATCTGTTCGTAGTGATTTGCTTACCATCGATTCTGATGTGCAATTTTCCTATCGAGATCATGTAGAACCCGTCTATCGGGGATTAGTCGATTTACTATTAAAAAATAATAAATCAGCAGCATCTCAAGAACACCTCCAACAAGCAATTATAAATATTGACACACTACAACTTGCAGAACTCCAGAATTTTTTACGCTGTAATCTACCGCAGATATTACCCATCAATCGGAAAAATAATACTGTTGATAATAACGCCATATTTATCTATCCCATCATTCTAGAAAACCGCCTAGAAGTTATCTTTAAATTACCAGGACAACACCTAGAACAATATGTATATCCTATCCCACGGACTGAACTTCAAGATACTGTAAAACAACTCCGCAGCGCTATATACACCCGCAATCCCAGTAAAATTCAAGCCAAATCACAAATTATTTATCGCTGGTTAATCAAACCCATCGAACCATATTTGCAACAACAGAACAATATCAAAACCTTGGTTTTTGTCCTTGATGGTGAACTTCGCAATATTCCAATGGGAGTATTGTATGACGAAGAAAAAGCACAATATCTCATCCAAAAAGATTATGCCCTCGCCTTGCTACCAAATTCGCAATTATTTGATTTAAGCAACTCACAAATTGAAACCCCAAAGATATTAGCAGGTGGGATAGGAGAACAGCAAGAAAATGTTGAAACCCGTAACTTTTCTGCACTCAACATTGATGAATTGCAGCAAATTGCTAAAATATTACCCAGCAAACTGTTAATTAATTCCCAGTTCACCCCAGCAAACCTCCATAAACAGTTACAATCAAAAGCATTTTCCATTGTTCATTTTGTCACACATGGAAACTTTAGTTCCAACCCTGAAGATACATATTTACTCGCCTACCAACAGCTGATTAAAGCTAGGGAGTTAAATAACTTATTACAGGATGACACAGTTAATTCCAGAGGTATTAAATTGCTCGTACTGAGCGCCTGTAAAACCGCTGAAGGCGACAATCGGGCAATTTTGGGGTTAGCGGGACTTGCATTACGGGCAGGGGCTAGCAGCACCCTCTCAACCTTATGGCAAATTAATGATGCTTCGACATCTCAATTGATGGTGCAGTTTTATACTGAACTTAAAAAAGGCGGAGTTACAAAAGCCGAAGCACTGCATCGCGCCCAGAAAGCACTTTTAGCACAGCCTGAGTATCAAAATCCTTATTACTGGGCACCGTATATATTAGTTGGCAATTGGTAG
- a CDS encoding helix-turn-helix domain-containing protein, with amino-acid sequence MEQSNRFDSEKFSIKQQYLTPFERKALQKILEQEDLPKKYRQRIQIMLLADEGKTQSQICQLLNCSRMTVRHWILVAKSGEAHNWNAFPLGRPKIVDDQYRERLKELMSHSPKAFGYPFRRWTAQWLSKHLAKELGVEVGMRHINRLLKEMGLSTRLHIQNSNHTN; translated from the coding sequence ATGGAGCAAAGCAATCGGTTCGACTCTGAAAAATTTTCTATTAAGCAACAGTACCTGACTCCCTTTGAGCGAAAAGCACTGCAAAAAATTTTAGAACAAGAAGACTTACCTAAAAAATACCGTCAGCGCATCCAAATCATGTTGTTAGCAGACGAAGGTAAAACCCAGAGTCAAATCTGTCAATTACTAAACTGTTCTCGGATGACGGTAAGACACTGGATTTTGGTAGCTAAATCAGGTGAGGCTCATAATTGGAATGCCTTTCCTCTTGGTAGACCAAAGATAGTTGATGATCAATATCGAGAACGATTGAAGGAACTAATGAGCCACAGTCCAAAAGCTTTTGGCTATCCATTTCGACGTTGGACAGCGCAATGGTTAAGCAAGCATTTAGCAAAAGAATTGGGTGTTGAAGTAGGTATGCGTCATATCAATCGTCTGCTCAAGGAAATGGGTTTATCCACTCGACTGCATATTCAAAACAGTAATCATACCAATTAA
- a CDS encoding phosphatase PAP2 family protein — MDRGKKVNQERNSPLSFLKNLLIAHWRSLLLLLIGVYLPLQMFGLLALEVRENQAGFPWDLPILLGIHSLAQPQLDMFAVVLTRIGSFWTAFPILSAIALLLWQRKKWRSLTYLITTGLGSAIINRTTKEIMHRVRPQLWESLAPEFDYAFPSGHAMTSMTLVMILIILAKSHPWRGLVVIFGGLYVLAIAWTRLYLGVHFPSDILAGWMVAIAWAIGVSIIIKPNLTPAKPIHHQTGDETSLLPEEETQLSKR, encoded by the coding sequence ATGGATAGAGGGAAAAAGGTTAATCAAGAGCGCAATTCGCCTTTGAGCTTCTTAAAGAATTTGCTCATAGCGCATTGGCGATCGCTACTACTTTTATTGATAGGAGTCTACTTACCTTTGCAGATGTTTGGCCTCTTGGCCTTGGAGGTACGGGAGAATCAAGCTGGCTTCCCCTGGGATTTGCCGATTTTGTTGGGAATTCACTCGCTCGCACAGCCGCAATTAGATATGTTTGCGGTGGTACTAACTAGGATTGGGTCGTTTTGGACGGCGTTCCCGATTTTGAGTGCGATCGCTTTGCTATTATGGCAGAGAAAAAAGTGGCGATCGCTAACTTATCTCATCACTACCGGACTCGGAAGTGCCATTATTAACCGCACTACGAAGGAAATCATGCATCGAGTGCGTCCCCAGCTTTGGGAGTCCCTCGCACCTGAGTTCGATTATGCATTTCCCAGTGGCCACGCCATGACGAGTATGACGTTGGTCATGATTTTGATCATTTTAGCTAAAAGTCACCCTTGGCGTGGGTTAGTAGTCATTTTTGGCGGTTTATATGTATTGGCGATCGCTTGGACGCGGCTTTATCTGGGCGTTCACTTTCCTAGTGATATTCTCGCAGGTTGGATGGTGGCGATCGCTTGGGCAATTGGTGTCAGTATTATCATCAAACCAAATTTAACTCCAGCCAAGCCCATTCATCATCAAACTGGGGATGAAACTTCCTTACTTCCCGAAGAAGAAACACAACTAAGTAAGCGCTAA
- a CDS encoding SH3 domain-containing protein, which translates to MFKALLAGALILTAILPAAAEEVGPGVGGRNYTSAEGYNAHVCTNESDGSLSVRTGPGKGNRKILELSNRTNISVLDRRNGRDGFVWFRVRKGEVTGWVRSDYICDGSLSFRGGD; encoded by the coding sequence ATGTTTAAAGCTTTGCTTGCAGGTGCATTAATTCTCACTGCGATATTACCAGCAGCAGCAGAAGAAGTTGGTCCCGGAGTTGGTGGCAGAAATTACACATCTGCTGAAGGTTATAATGCTCATGTTTGTACTAATGAATCGGATGGTAGTCTCTCAGTTCGTACAGGTCCAGGAAAGGGTAATAGAAAGATTCTCGAACTTTCTAACAGAACGAATATTAGCGTGCTAGATCGTAGAAATGGTAGAGATGGTTTCGTGTGGTTTAGAGTGAGAAAGGGTGAAGTAACGGGTTGGGTTCGTTCTGATTATATTTGTGATGGATCTTTATCATTTAGAGGTGGAGACTAA
- a CDS encoding L,D-transpeptidase, with product MLFRSILMSLTCLAIASSNANADVKVVKNINSLQSADKLASVAGEKINSHHTAKSLVSGEKNNSVLLESSTSDISENVAIQELSKDNKKSQRISTDLGYQRSANYMTLTPTGQANSLGNPLYELRLFANGQLVGRYISVSGRAYTQTRDRNRSGTEAPLPDGRYKVATATTRGSIAEAGDRFLPIRPLFSTGRSALGIHYDPSFNKNNGEDGTSGCVALTNRQDLSQVLDYVNTYRPQFLEVAIR from the coding sequence ATGTTGTTTCGATCCATCTTGATGTCTTTAACCTGTTTAGCTATTGCAAGTAGCAATGCAAATGCAGACGTTAAAGTAGTAAAAAATATCAATTCCTTACAATCAGCAGATAAATTAGCATCGGTTGCTGGAGAGAAAATCAACAGTCATCATACTGCAAAATCTCTTGTATCTGGTGAAAAAAATAATTCTGTATTACTCGAAAGCTCTACTTCTGATATATCAGAAAATGTAGCTATTCAGGAATTGAGTAAGGACAACAAAAAGTCACAAAGAATATCAACTGATCTGGGCTATCAGAGGAGTGCTAATTACATGACTCTAACGCCAACAGGGCAGGCTAATTCATTAGGAAATCCACTTTATGAATTGCGCTTGTTTGCAAATGGCCAGTTGGTTGGTAGATATATAAGCGTATCTGGTAGGGCATATACCCAAACCAGAGATCGTAACCGTTCTGGAACAGAAGCACCGTTACCTGACGGAAGATACAAAGTTGCTACAGCAACTACTCGCGGCTCGATTGCTGAAGCAGGCGATCGCTTTCTTCCTATACGACCTTTATTTAGTACTGGCCGTTCTGCTTTGGGTATTCATTACGACCCATCATTTAATAAAAATAACGGCGAAGACGGTACATCAGGATGCGTAGCCTTAACAAACCGTCAGGATTTGAGCCAGGTATTGGACTACGTCAATACTTACAGACCTCAATTTCTTGAAGTTGCCATTCGGTAA
- a CDS encoding S-layer family protein, which produces MTNDDPHKLILFATPYLLLIIASGAGNKAIAQITPDNTLGSERSQVTPQNQLVDKIDGGAIRSTNLFHSFQEFKIGEGRSAYFTNPTGIENIISRVTGGNPSQILGTLGVLGKANLFLINPKGIIFGANAKLDISGSFVASSASSVVFADGIKFSATNQQAPPLLTIKVPIGWEFENMPGAISLQSARLVMQPDKTLALVGGNVNLDRSTILAPGGRVELGGLVQKGTVTLNQNGSLSFPADVVRADVSLTNGSQVNVRSGSGGNIAINTHNLNIAQGSTLRAGMASGLGAVNSKAGDIEINATEAVMLTGTGSFISNAVLANAKGKGGNINLTGRSLTVTGGFQIFAGTYGQGDVGNVNINVSDAVVFDGVGTNGINTGAYSSIAQGGTGRGGNLNIIAKSLTVTNGAILEASTVGRGDAGSVNVFVRDTALFDGEAANFNQVSTAVFSSGAYSRVSSVATGNAGSVNVTAGTVKVTNGAVLTSSTAGKGNAGNVTINANNIFFDGDGRFNNTPGFGFFQSSGAFSSVKQTGQGIGGNVIVNADALLLTNGAVIVTGTRGRGDAGDILINRANTVTVAGVAGDGYSSGLYSNTEPNSIGRGGKITVNTATLRVLDGGVINALTANAGSGGNILINAQTLETTNGGQIITSTRNSGNAGNITLNISDSINLTGSDLSYGDRILAITKIGVDTFTNQGAASGILANTDVNATGNGGNIFILSKQVNLRDQGVITVSSQGSGVAGNIEIFAGTIRLQNQSAITAETKSANGGNILLQIQDFLLMRQNSLISTTAGTGQAPGNGGNIKIDARNGFIVAVPQENSDIIANAFAGKGGAIEIDAQRVWGLESRQQLTQQSDITAFSQTNPQLNGVIEINTLGIDPTQGLVNLPSEPRSVEISEGCDIRPSNSKRVRFVNQGRGGIPSRPEEPQNVEMFLTSWIDWDDDIEAELNRTVRENSSSIQAIINPSNSTIGLITTPTNFTCQGK; this is translated from the coding sequence ATGACAAATGACGATCCCCATAAGTTAATTTTATTTGCAACGCCTTATTTACTGTTGATTATCGCTTCCGGTGCTGGGAATAAAGCAATAGCTCAAATCACCCCAGATAATACCCTGGGGAGTGAACGTTCTCAGGTTACACCACAAAATCAGCTAGTTGACAAAATTGATGGTGGTGCAATTCGCTCGACAAATCTCTTCCACAGTTTTCAGGAATTTAAAATTGGCGAAGGAAGAAGTGCATACTTCACCAATCCGACAGGAATTGAGAACATTATTAGCCGAGTTACAGGCGGAAATCCTTCACAAATTTTGGGAACCTTGGGTGTGTTGGGAAAAGCTAACCTGTTTTTAATCAACCCCAAAGGCATTATTTTTGGGGCTAATGCCAAACTGGATATCAGTGGTTCATTTGTAGCTAGTAGCGCTAGCAGTGTGGTTTTTGCTGACGGGATAAAATTTAGTGCAACTAATCAGCAAGCACCACCATTATTGACTATCAAAGTTCCTATTGGCTGGGAATTCGAGAATATGCCAGGGGCTATTAGTTTACAGTCGGCGCGTTTAGTTATGCAGCCAGATAAAACCCTAGCGCTAGTGGGTGGTAACGTCAATTTAGACCGTAGCACAATCCTTGCACCGGGAGGTCGAGTCGAGTTAGGGGGATTAGTACAAAAAGGTACGGTGACACTCAATCAGAATGGTAGCTTGAGTTTTCCTGCTGATGTAGTCCGCGCTGATGTTTCCCTAACAAATGGTTCACAGGTTAATGTCCGTTCTGGCAGCGGCGGTAATATTGCGATCAACACTCATAATTTAAATATTGCTCAAGGAAGTACCCTTAGGGCAGGTATGGCTTCCGGGTTGGGTGCTGTTAACAGCAAGGCGGGAGATATTGAAATTAATGCTACAGAAGCAGTGATGCTGACTGGTACTGGTAGCTTTATTTCTAATGCGGTGCTGGCTAACGCCAAAGGTAAGGGCGGTAATATTAATTTAACAGGGCGATCGCTCACCGTAACCGGGGGTTTTCAAATCTTTGCTGGCACCTATGGGCAAGGCGATGTCGGCAATGTCAATATCAATGTCAGCGATGCAGTAGTGTTTGATGGTGTCGGAACAAATGGGATTAATACTGGCGCTTACAGTTCCATCGCCCAGGGTGGTACAGGTAGAGGCGGTAATCTCAATATCATAGCCAAGTCTCTGACTGTCACCAACGGGGCAATTCTAGAAGCTAGTACTGTGGGGCGGGGTGATGCTGGTAGCGTGAATGTTTTTGTCCGTGATACAGCCTTATTTGATGGCGAGGCTGCTAATTTTAATCAGGTATCAACCGCTGTATTCAGTAGTGGTGCTTATAGTCGCGTCAGTTCTGTAGCTACGGGAAATGCTGGTAGCGTTAATGTTACAGCCGGGACAGTGAAAGTAACCAATGGTGCAGTCCTGACAAGTAGTACCGCTGGGAAGGGAAATGCTGGTAATGTAACTATTAATGCCAATAATATTTTTTTTGATGGCGATGGACGCTTTAACAATACTCCTGGATTTGGCTTTTTTCAATCCAGTGGTGCGTTCAGCAGTGTCAAACAGACAGGTCAGGGAATTGGTGGTAATGTCATAGTTAATGCTGATGCTTTATTATTAACCAATGGTGCTGTCATCGTTACCGGCACTCGTGGACGCGGAGATGCAGGAGATATTTTAATTAATCGGGCTAATACTGTAACTGTCGCTGGCGTTGCTGGCGATGGCTATTCTAGTGGACTTTATAGCAATACCGAACCCAATTCAATTGGTCGGGGAGGAAAAATTACAGTCAATACAGCCACTTTACGGGTTCTAGATGGTGGTGTGATCAATGCCTTAACTGCGAATGCAGGTAGTGGAGGTAATATTTTAATTAATGCTCAGACTTTAGAAACCACGAACGGTGGACAAATTATTACCTCTACTCGCAACAGTGGCAATGCAGGTAATATCACACTAAACATCTCAGATAGTATAAACCTGACTGGTAGTGATTTGAGTTATGGCGATCGCATCTTGGCAATTACTAAAATTGGTGTCGATACGTTTACCAATCAAGGTGCGGCTAGCGGCATACTAGCTAATACCGATGTCAATGCTACAGGGAATGGTGGTAATATATTTATCCTCTCCAAGCAAGTAAATCTGAGAGATCAGGGTGTAATTACAGTCAGCAGTCAAGGGTCGGGAGTAGCTGGAAATATCGAAATATTCGCTGGAACTATCCGCTTGCAAAATCAAAGTGCGATTACAGCAGAAACAAAATCAGCTAACGGTGGGAATATTCTCCTACAAATACAAGATTTTCTGTTGATGCGTCAAAACAGCTTAATATCCACCACGGCTGGGACTGGACAGGCTCCTGGGAATGGTGGCAATATCAAAATTGATGCCAGAAATGGCTTTATCGTTGCTGTTCCCCAAGAAAACAGCGACATTATTGCTAACGCTTTTGCTGGTAAAGGCGGTGCTATTGAAATTGACGCCCAGCGAGTCTGGGGATTAGAATCCCGCCAACAGCTAACTCAACAGAGTGATATTACAGCTTTTTCACAAACCAATCCCCAACTTAATGGTGTGATTGAAATCAACACACTTGGTATCGATCCGACTCAGGGATTAGTGAATTTGCCAAGTGAACCGCGTAGCGTTGAAATTAGCGAAGGTTGCGATATCCGTCCGAGTAATTCAAAACGGGTAAGATTTGTCAATCAGGGACGTGGAGGAATACCATCGCGCCCCGAAGAACCACAGAATGTGGAAATGTTTTTGACGAGCTGGATTGATTGGGATGATGATATCGAAGCTGAATTAAACAGAACTGTCAGAGAGAATTCTTCATCTATTCAAGCCATTATCAATCCCTCAAATAGCACTATAGGTTTAATAACAACTCCTACAAATTTCACCTGTCAAGGAAAATAG
- a CDS encoding RICIN domain-containing protein, with translation MSNNICKSVALAIGSLSLALFVGSASAHAETFSVQGGMALNTNNNFSRIDGNPRMSIYRLNNNDNDQQFDRLSGNRGGILLKHRSTGKCLNAHYLSQGSQINVWPCDANDPDQNWNLVNVGSGYNLIKRTGTNLCVDSPTRDNQGKVHLINCDANNGNQRWNSSSSPPPIVSNGQINLPFSSGQTWYVCQGYRGGVTHNYENANSYHNIYSLDITVENNSWGLKGCSSPNDVNKSAGNKILAPVSGNVEKVSWADDLVCLTNDSRTKSFLIGHMVPSTKFIGRVNQDAVIGTVKRYTSSNGYAHIHITAYNQVGCKGASIPFTDAYGVQFNGTSNLPSLDTPKSKPMNQHRGTALRR, from the coding sequence ATGTCTAACAACATTTGCAAATCTGTTGCGTTAGCAATTGGCTCCCTTTCTCTTGCATTATTTGTTGGTTCAGCATCTGCTCATGCGGAAACTTTTTCTGTCCAAGGAGGTATGGCGTTGAATACCAATAATAATTTCAGCCGCATTGATGGTAATCCCAGAATGTCAATTTATCGACTAAATAATAATGATAATGACCAACAGTTCGACAGATTATCAGGAAATCGTGGTGGTATTCTTTTAAAACATCGTTCTACTGGCAAGTGTTTGAACGCTCATTATTTGAGCCAGGGTTCACAAATTAATGTCTGGCCTTGCGACGCTAATGATCCTGACCAAAACTGGAACCTGGTTAATGTTGGTAGTGGTTATAACTTAATTAAACGGACTGGGACAAATCTTTGTGTAGATAGTCCAACTAGGGATAATCAAGGAAAAGTTCATCTCATCAATTGTGATGCTAATAATGGCAATCAACGCTGGAATAGTAGTAGCTCACCACCACCTATTGTGTCTAATGGGCAAATTAATCTACCATTTAGTAGTGGTCAAACCTGGTATGTTTGTCAAGGTTATCGTGGTGGAGTCACCCATAATTATGAGAATGCTAATAGTTATCATAATATCTACTCTCTTGATATAACAGTAGAGAATAATTCTTGGGGTTTAAAAGGATGTTCTAGCCCTAATGATGTTAATAAATCTGCGGGGAATAAAATCTTAGCTCCAGTGTCTGGAAATGTCGAGAAAGTCAGTTGGGCAGATGATCTTGTATGTCTTACAAATGATTCTAGAACTAAGAGCTTTCTAATTGGTCACATGGTTCCATCAACCAAATTTATAGGACGGGTAAATCAGGATGCAGTAATCGGGACAGTCAAGAGATATACATCATCGAATGGTTATGCTCATATACATATAACTGCATATAATCAAGTCGGATGTAAGGGAGCATCTATTCCCTTTACCGATGCGTATGGAGTTCAATTTAATGGTACGTCAAATTTACCAAGCCTTGATACTCCAAAAAGCAAGCCAATGAACCAGCATCGGGGAACAGCTTTAAGACGTTAA